One segment of Spiroplasma cantharicola DNA contains the following:
- a CDS encoding lipoprotein, with the protein MKRLLSLLGAVTLVASSSATVVACGETDPGKDEIITAELIKKFEKDVNNIFAEHLEKNVYQNLINLPATEIDNQFLNKTTIEQYQGKSSEEIGEYRLNQLNLDIVRVLDIENLEKSLNELKFISEYKLILNDVNSLYKGIVFDWSTLKINSNNSQQMYLGNVTLDYTIEIQYKGKKEIETLNIDDTLKYTSTDNVALKNATDLFYRNIANDYFSSKEQDDIKQTNLKWKDIMGSKKPSDGYGKIDKELANYYDIDRKNNGFEKSIISFIKNKYFAELEALPLAFSEESIFKTEELNQTSLLASANKYKIANNEESIKYDYSNLNGQVMLKTIFRNNPETTNAKQALRNQYFVKKNKDIWNKDFNLLKEDFLKTLKGNFDEYKNSNEYKSSVAMGYINLKGLSINLGSNAYIHELPDFKIVVNYMIDLNESEDKALDDMSEFSVKTIKAFHETFGVDYDYGYVPEANSKDDILMALKRSDFTKKIKFNQASVGGSEFMSYQLSLTNELTNLESYRESMFDLANLSSDTMFSFSQRYSHGSHQYLITSKYFKNYDEQKGIYISYYNPSGDSSRFENNSFHWNFGYLNFYIDLDQILDGNFGKEFITFT; encoded by the coding sequence ATGAAAAGACTATTAAGTTTATTAGGAGCAGTTACTCTTGTTGCATCATCAAGTGCTACTGTAGTAGCTTGTGGCGAAACAGATCCTGGAAAAGATGAAATAATAACAGCTGAATTGATAAAAAAATTTGAAAAAGACGTTAATAATATTTTTGCTGAACATTTGGAAAAAAATGTTTATCAAAATTTAATAAATTTACCAGCTACAGAAATTGATAATCAATTTTTGAATAAAACAACAATTGAACAATATCAGGGGAAAAGTTCTGAAGAGATAGGCGAATACCGATTAAATCAATTAAACTTAGATATTGTAAGAGTTTTAGATATTGAAAATCTTGAAAAGAGTTTAAATGAATTAAAGTTTATTAGTGAATATAAACTTATTTTAAATGATGTTAATAGTTTATATAAGGGAATAGTTTTTGATTGAAGTACATTAAAAATTAATTCTAATAATAGTCAGCAAATGTATTTAGGTAATGTGACTTTAGATTATACTATTGAAATACAGTATAAAGGCAAAAAAGAGATTGAAACTTTAAATATTGATGATACTCTTAAATATACATCAACAGATAATGTTGCTTTAAAAAATGCAACGGATCTTTTTTATAGAAATATTGCAAATGATTATTTTTCTTCAAAAGAACAAGATGATATTAAACAAACTAATTTAAAGTGAAAAGATATTATGGGTTCTAAAAAACCATCAGATGGATATGGAAAAATTGATAAAGAACTAGCTAATTATTATGATATAGATAGAAAAAATAATGGCTTTGAAAAATCAATAATTTCATTTATAAAAAATAAATACTTTGCTGAGTTAGAAGCTTTACCACTTGCCTTTAGTGAAGAATCAATTTTTAAAACAGAAGAGTTGAATCAAACGTCTTTATTAGCTAGCGCTAATAAATATAAAATTGCTAATAATGAAGAATCAATTAAATATGATTATTCAAATTTAAATGGTCAAGTAATGTTGAAAACTATTTTTAGAAATAATCCAGAAACTACTAATGCAAAGCAAGCTTTGAGAAATCAATATTTTGTGAAAAAAAATAAAGATATTTGAAATAAGGATTTTAATTTATTAAAAGAAGATTTTTTAAAAACTTTAAAGGGAAATTTTGATGAGTATAAAAATAGTAATGAATATAAAAGCTCAGTTGCTATGGGTTATATTAATTTAAAGGGATTATCAATTAATTTGGGAAGTAATGCGTATATTCATGAGTTACCAGATTTTAAAATTGTTGTAAATTATATGATTGATTTAAATGAAAGTGAAGATAAAGCTTTAGATGATATGTCTGAGTTTTCTGTAAAAACTATTAAGGCTTTTCATGAAACTTTTGGTGTTGATTATGATTATGGATATGTACCAGAAGCTAATTCAAAAGATGATATATTAATGGCTTTAAAAAGATCTGATTTTACTAAAAAAATAAAATTTAATCAAGCTAGTGTTGGTGGTTCAGAATTTATGAGTTATCAATTATCTTTAACTAACGAATTAACAAATTTGGAAAGTTATAGAGAATCAATGTTTGATTTAGCAAATTTATCATCAGATACAATGTTTTCTTTTTCTCAAAGATACTCTCATGGGTCACATCAATATTTAATTACTTCAAAATATTTTAAAAATTATGATGAACAAAAAGGTATTTATATTTCTTATTATAATCCATCAGGGGATAGCTCTCGTTTCGAGAATAATTCATTTCATTGAAATTTTGGATATTTAAACTTTTATATTGACTTAGATCAGATACTTGATGGTAATTTTGGTAAGGAATTTATTACATTTACATAA
- a CDS encoding MurR/RpiR family transcriptional regulator — MIFDKLTKITQNNDNKNDTLIAKKLVEMYINKNFLSIKEFADTIHVSESLLTVFSKKLNLKGYRELISLLKFELAEQVDANFKFSHATNMDKEINIFDEIKKKVFEIFNKIKDGKVYILSSNQLKYYSNLIVEIFNLNNINTINIVNDYLFYNYIEKINQNDSILLFFAGQGNEILIKIYEKLKEVNKNIFIFCSNSQKYKLQTYKDIFILDLKSFPSSYIYRNISMSYILAFFNEALNLL; from the coding sequence ATGATTTTTGATAAATTAACTAAGATAACACAGAACAATGATAATAAGAATGACACATTAATTGCAAAAAAATTAGTGGAAATGTATATTAATAAAAATTTTTTATCTATAAAAGAATTTGCAGATACTATACATGTATCTGAAAGCTTATTGACAGTATTCTCAAAAAAACTTAATTTAAAAGGTTACAGAGAATTAATTTCATTATTAAAATTTGAATTAGCTGAACAAGTAGATGCTAATTTTAAATTTTCTCATGCAACAAATATGGATAAAGAAATAAATATTTTTGATGAAATTAAGAAAAAAGTTTTTGAAATCTTTAATAAAATTAAAGATGGCAAAGTTTATATTTTAAGTTCTAATCAATTAAAATATTATTCAAACTTAATTGTAGAGATATTTAATTTAAATAATATTAATACTATTAATATAGTAAATGATTATTTATTTTACAACTATATTGAAAAAATTAATCAAAATGATAGTATTTTACTTTTTTTTGCTGGTCAAGGTAATGAGATACTAATCAAAATTTATGAAAAACTTAAAGAAGTAAATAAAAACATTTTTATATTTTGTTCAAATTCACAAAAATATAAACTTCAAACTTATAAAGATATATTTATTTTAGACTTAAAAAGTTTTCCAAGTAGTTATATCTATAGAAATATTTCAATGAGTTATATACTAGCATTTTTTAATGAAGCTCTTAATTTACTTTAA
- a CDS encoding glucose PTS transporter subunit IIA: protein MEKIKFYAPCDGKIFKIEKLNDGVFSEKMLGDGIYIEPDSNVFYSPFEEANINMIFDTKHAMFLKCKNGPNVLIHIGLDTVNLKGKPFKIFTEVNKQVSLNDKLVEVNFNMIKENKLQISTPIVIEESLEDNWKFILKDNIKNVKRGDEIGYFYLENQKDILKNIDALISINKYDKTAEDIYKFVGTSANYSKFYNCMTRFRLIIKNKSKVDLESIEKLNLVKGTHWNGEELQIIIGGEVQKVFASFTNLTNNFSKENSVVKAKRSFKEKAMASLAGVMVPNLPIFIGVGMLMAVQSILIQAGVLVKPGPAGSLEEIDHFSQYFYIITDVAFKFLGLFVGYNTIRYLGGNSQMGLLICLVIANPFLFQNATPIWTWFKIGDVSIGIKAYANTILPCVAAMIGYYWLDKWIRTWMPAMVDIIFRHTLAFIIIVSATFFFVGPTLGLVEYGIGYVVNEIGLLPFGIGVAIFSFVWQPAVVLGIHIAIAMPISVQVQQQIPQLLSPGLMYGVYGQVGALVGLIIRTKDAKLRAMSIANIPAGLIGVSEPILYGINLPKQKPFIAGNIGAAIGGMISGIIGVKLHVPGGYGIFSITGYIPGGGINVAMFSLCLLITLASSALITLLIYKERPDELKEIRKINKLLVYTYCQKNNITKKEALLKLDVFLLRTNNYFSKEELKNIKELEKEIIILNKKEATFDKYNEKYEVQKNKYLLKLKKMRKTEEIEKIEILYNSFKNFEKNNKLEIMQKEIDSFKEKLKEKSKWFNNKQEEFMHIISQNINNFAIELNFADLIKLNNQYFSAIHSLDINYGLTQIKNDYLRRKDIKMKAVK, encoded by the coding sequence ATGGAAAAAATAAAATTTTATGCACCATGTGATGGAAAAATTTTCAAAATTGAAAAATTAAATGATGGTGTCTTTAGTGAAAAAATGCTAGGTGATGGAATTTATATTGAACCTGATTCAAATGTTTTCTACTCACCATTTGAAGAAGCAAATATTAATATGATTTTTGATACAAAACATGCAATGTTTTTAAAATGTAAAAACGGTCCAAACGTTCTTATTCATATAGGTTTGGATACTGTTAATCTAAAGGGGAAACCTTTTAAAATTTTTACAGAAGTAAATAAGCAAGTCTCTTTGAATGACAAACTTGTTGAAGTTAATTTTAATATGATAAAAGAAAATAAACTTCAAATTTCTACACCAATAGTAATTGAAGAGAGTTTAGAAGATAATTGAAAATTTATTTTAAAAGATAATATTAAAAATGTAAAAAGAGGAGATGAGATTGGTTATTTTTATTTAGAAAATCAAAAAGATATTTTAAAAAATATTGATGCTCTTATTTCTATAAATAAATACGATAAAACAGCAGAAGATATATATAAATTTGTGGGAACATCTGCAAATTATTCAAAGTTTTATAATTGTATGACACGTTTTAGATTAATAATTAAAAATAAATCTAAAGTTGATTTAGAAAGTATAGAAAAATTAAATTTAGTTAAGGGAACTCATTGAAATGGTGAAGAACTTCAAATAATTATTGGTGGAGAAGTGCAAAAAGTATTTGCATCATTTACAAATCTAACTAATAATTTTTCAAAAGAAAATAGTGTAGTAAAAGCAAAAAGATCTTTTAAAGAAAAAGCTATGGCATCTTTAGCAGGGGTTATGGTCCCAAATTTACCAATTTTTATAGGTGTGGGAATGTTAATGGCTGTGCAAAGTATTTTAATTCAAGCAGGAGTTTTAGTTAAACCTGGACCTGCTGGTTCTTTAGAAGAAATTGATCATTTTAGTCAATATTTTTATATTATAACTGATGTAGCCTTTAAATTCTTAGGATTATTTGTTGGTTATAACACAATTAGGTATTTGGGCGGTAATTCTCAAATGGGTTTACTAATATGTTTAGTAATTGCTAATCCATTTTTATTTCAAAATGCTACTCCAATTTGAACATGATTTAAAATTGGAGATGTATCAATTGGTATTAAAGCATATGCAAATACAATATTGCCTTGTGTAGCTGCAATGATTGGTTATTATTGATTAGATAAATGAATCAGAACTTGAATGCCAGCAATGGTTGATATAATTTTTAGACACACACTTGCTTTTATTATAATTGTAAGTGCAACATTTTTCTTTGTAGGACCAACACTAGGTCTTGTAGAATATGGAATAGGTTATGTTGTTAATGAAATAGGACTATTGCCTTTTGGAATTGGAGTTGCTATCTTTTCATTTGTTTGACAACCAGCTGTTGTACTTGGAATTCACATTGCTATTGCAATGCCAATTTCTGTGCAAGTTCAACAACAGATACCTCAATTATTAAGTCCAGGTTTAATGTATGGAGTTTATGGACAAGTAGGAGCCTTAGTTGGTTTAATTATTAGAACAAAAGATGCAAAATTGAGAGCTATGTCTATTGCAAATATTCCAGCAGGATTAATTGGAGTTTCAGAACCAATATTGTATGGAATAAACCTACCAAAACAAAAACCATTTATCGCAGGAAATATCGGTGCAGCAATTGGTGGAATGATTTCTGGTATTATTGGTGTTAAACTGCATGTTCCAGGAGGATATGGAATATTTTCAATAACAGGTTATATTCCTGGTGGCGGTATTAATGTGGCAATGTTTTCATTATGTCTTTTAATAACACTTGCTTCAAGCGCACTTATAACTCTATTAATATATAAAGAAAGACCAGATGAGTTAAAAGAAATTAGAAAAATAAATAAATTATTGGTCTACACTTATTGTCAAAAAAATAATATAACAAAAAAAGAAGCACTTTTAAAATTAGATGTTTTCTTATTAAGAACCAATAATTATTTTTCAAAAGAAGAACTTAAAAACATTAAGGAATTAGAAAAAGAAATAATTATTTTAAATAAAAAAGAAGCAACTTTTGATAAGTATAATGAAAAATATGAAGTACAAAAAAATAAATATTTATTAAAATTAAAAAAAATGCGTAAAACAGAAGAAATTGAAAAAATTGAAATTTTATATAATTCTTTTAAAAATTTTGAAAAAAATAACAAGTTAGAAATAATGCAAAAGGAAATTGATTCATTTAAAGAAAAACTTAAAGAAAAATCAAAATGATTCAACAATAAGCAAGAAGAATTTATGCATATAATTTCTCAAAATATTAATAATTTTGCAATAGAATTAAATTTTGCAGATTTAATTAAACTTAATAATCAATACTTTAGTGCTATACATTCATTAGATATAAACTATGGATTAACTCAAATTAAGAATGATTATTTAAGAAGAAAAGATATCAAAATGAAGGCGGTTAAATAA
- a CDS encoding lipoprotein: MKRLLSLLGAVTLVASSSATVVACGETDPGKDEIITAELIKKFEKDVNNIFAEHLEKNVYQNLINLPATEIDNQFLNKTTIEQYQGKSSEEIGEYRLNQLNLDIVRVLDIENLEKSLNELKFISEYKLILNDVNSLYKGIVFDWSTLKINSNNSQQMYLGNVTLDYTIEIQYKGKKEIETLNIDDTLKYTSTDNVALKNATDLFYRNIANDYLSSKEQDDIKQTNLKWKDIMGSKKPSDGYGKIDKELANYYDIDRKNNGFEKSIISFIKNKYFAELEALPLAFSEESIFKTEELNQTSLLASANKHKIANNEESIKYDYSNLNGQVMLKTIFRNNPETTNAKQALRNQYFVKKNKDIWNKDFNLLKEDFLKTLKGNFDEYKNSNEYKSSVAMGYINLKGLSINLGSNAYVHELPDFKIAVNYMIDLNESEDKALDDMSEFSVKTIKAFHETFGVDYDYGYVPEANSKDDILMALKGSDFTKKIKFDQALAGGSEFMSYQLSLTNELTNLESYRESMFDLANLSSDTMFSFSQRKSKSFQYLINSKWFKHYDEKKGIYISYYNPSGDSSRFENNSFHWSFGYLNFYIDLDQILDGNFGKEFITFT, translated from the coding sequence ATGAAAAGACTATTAAGTTTATTAGGAGCAGTTACTCTTGTAGCCTCATCAAGTGCTACTGTAGTAGCTTGTGGGGAAACAGATCCTGGAAAAGATGAAATAATAACAGCTGAATTGATAAAAAAATTTGAAAAAGACGTTAATAATATTTTTGCTGAACATTTAGAAAAAAATGTTTATCAGAATTTAATAAATTTACCAGCTACAGAAATTGATAATCAATTTTTGAATAAAACAACAATTGAACAATATCAGGGGAAAAGTTCTGAAGAGATAGGTGAATACCGATTAAATCAATTAAACTTAGATATTGTAAGAGTTTTAGATATTGAAAATCTTGAAAAGAGTTTAAATGAATTAAAGTTTATTAGTGAATATAAACTTATTTTAAATGATGTTAATAGTTTATATAAGGGAATAGTTTTTGATTGAAGTACATTAAAAATTAATTCTAATAATAGTCAGCAAATGTATTTAGGTAATGTGACTTTAGATTATACTATTGAAATACAGTATAAAGGCAAAAAAGAGATTGAAACTTTAAATATTGATGATACTCTTAAATATACATCAACAGATAATGTTGCTTTAAAAAATGCAACTGATCTTTTTTATAGAAATATTGCAAATGATTATTTATCTTCAAAAGAACAAGATGATATTAAACAAACTAATTTAAAGTGAAAAGATATTATGGGTTCTAAAAAACCATCAGATGGATATGGAAAAATTGATAAAGAACTAGCTAATTATTATGATATAGATAGAAAAAATAATGGCTTTGAAAAATCAATAATTTCATTTATAAAAAATAAATACTTTGCTGAGTTAGAAGCTTTACCACTTGCATTTAGTGAAGAATCAATTTTTAAAACAGAAGAGTTGAATCAAACGTCTTTATTAGCTAGCGCTAATAAACATAAAATTGCTAATAATGAAGAATCAATTAAATATGATTATTCAAATTTAAATGGTCAAGTAATGTTGAAAACTATTTTTAGAAATAATCCAGAAACTACTAATGCAAAGCAAGCTTTGAGAAATCAATATTTTGTGAAAAAAAATAAAGATATTTGAAATAAGGATTTTAATTTATTAAAAGAAGATTTTTTAAAAACTTTAAAGGGAAATTTTGATGAGTATAAAAATAGTAATGAGTATAAAAGTTCAGTTGCTATGGGTTATATTAATTTAAAGGGATTATCAATTAATTTGGGAAGTAATGCATATGTTCATGAGTTACCAGATTTTAAAATTGCTGTAAATTATATGATTGATTTAAATGAAAGTGAAGATAAAGCTTTAGATGATATGTCTGAGTTTTCTGTAAAAACTATTAAGGCTTTTCATGAAACTTTTGGTGTTGATTATGATTATGGATATGTACCAGAAGCTAATTCAAAAGATGATATATTAATGGCCTTAAAAGGATCTGATTTTACTAAAAAAATAAAATTTGATCAAGCTTTAGCTGGTGGTTCAGAATTTATGAGTTATCAATTATCTTTAACTAACGAATTAACAAATTTGGAAAGTTATAGAGAATCAATGTTTGATTTAGCAAATTTATCATCAGATACAATGTTTTCTTTTTCTCAAAGGAAATCTAAGTCATTTCAATATTTAATTAATTCAAAATGATTTAAACATTATGATGAGAAAAAAGGTATTTATATTTCTTATTATAATCCATCAGGGGATAGCTCTCGTTTTGAGAATAATTCATTTCATTGAAGTTTTGGATATTTAAACTTTTATATTGACTTAGATCAGATACTTGATGGTAATTTTGGTAAGGAATTTATTACATTTACATAA
- a CDS encoding lipoprotein, producing MKKLLSLLGAVTLVASSSATVVACGETDPGKDEIITGELIKKFEKEVTNIFAEHLEKNVYQNLINLPVTEIDNQFLNKTTIEQYQGKSAQEIGEYRLNQLSLDIIKVLDIENLEKSLNELKSINEYNIILSDVNSLYKGIVFEWSTLKINSNNSQQMYLGNVVLDYKIQIQYKGKKEVETLNIGDTLKYTSTDNGALKTATNLFYRNIASDYLASKAQDDIKQTNLKWKDIMGSKKESDGYGKIDKELVYYYNKDRKTNGFEKSIISFIKSEYFAGLEALPLVFEGGSIFKGAELNQTSLLTSINKIKSADNKEAIKYDYSNLNGQVMMKTIFRNNPETTNPKQALRNQYFVKRNKDIWNKDFNLLKEDFLKTLNGNFDEYKNSSEYKSSVAMGYINLRGLSINLGSNAYIHELPDFKIAVNYMIDLNENEDKALDDMSEFSVKTIKAFHETFGVDYDYGYVPEANSKDDILMALKRSDFTKKINFNQAGAGGSEFMSYQLSLTNELTNLESYRESMFDLANLSSDTMFSFSQRYSNSFQYLFISKWFKNYDERKGIYISYYNTSVGSSRFENNSFHWSFGYLNFHIDLDQILDGNFGKEFITFT from the coding sequence ATGAAAAAACTATTAAGTTTATTAGGAGCAGTTACTCTTGTAGCCTCATCAAGTGCTACTGTAGTAGCTTGTGGGGAAACAGATCCTGGAAAAGATGAAATAATAACAGGTGAGCTGATAAAAAAATTTGAAAAAGAAGTTACTAATATTTTTGCTGAACATTTGGAAAAAAATGTTTATCAGAATTTAATAAATTTACCAGTTACAGAAATTGATAATCAATTTTTGAATAAAACAACAATTGAACAATATCAGGGAAAAAGTGCTCAAGAGATAGGCGAATATCGATTAAATCAATTAAGCTTAGATATCATAAAAGTTTTAGATATTGAAAATCTTGAGAAGAGTTTAAATGAATTAAAGTCAATTAATGAATATAATATTATTTTAAGTGATGTTAATAGTTTATATAAGGGAATAGTTTTTGAATGAAGTACATTAAAAATTAATTCTAATAATAGTCAACAAATGTATTTAGGTAATGTGGTTTTAGACTATAAAATTCAAATACAATATAAAGGCAAAAAAGAAGTTGAAACATTAAATATTGGTGATACTCTTAAATATACATCAACAGATAATGGAGCTTTAAAAACTGCAACTAATCTTTTTTATAGAAATATTGCAAGTGATTACTTAGCTTCAAAGGCACAAGATGATATTAAACAAACTAATTTAAAGTGAAAAGATATTATGGGTTCTAAAAAAGAATCAGATGGATATGGAAAAATTGATAAAGAACTAGTATATTATTATAATAAAGATAGAAAAACTAACGGCTTTGAAAAATCAATAATTTCATTTATAAAAAGTGAATATTTCGCAGGGTTAGAAGCTTTACCCCTTGTATTCGAAGGTGGATCAATTTTTAAAGGTGCGGAGTTGAATCAAACATCGTTATTAACTAGCATTAATAAAATTAAAAGTGCTGATAATAAAGAAGCAATTAAATATGATTATTCAAATTTAAATGGTCAAGTAATGATGAAAACTATTTTTAGAAATAATCCCGAAACTACTAATCCAAAACAAGCTTTGAGAAATCAATATTTTGTGAAAAGAAATAAAGATATTTGAAATAAGGATTTTAATTTATTAAAAGAAGATTTTTTAAAAACTTTAAATGGAAATTTTGATGAGTATAAAAATAGTAGTGAATATAAAAGTTCAGTTGCTATGGGTTATATTAATTTAAGGGGATTATCAATTAATTTGGGAAGTAATGCGTATATTCATGAGTTACCAGATTTTAAAATTGCTGTAAATTATATGATTGATTTAAATGAAAATGAAGATAAAGCTTTAGATGATATGTCTGAGTTTTCTGTAAAAACTATTAAGGCTTTTCATGAAACTTTTGGTGTTGATTATGATTATGGATATGTACCAGAAGCTAATTCAAAAGATGATATATTAATGGCCTTAAAAAGATCTGATTTTACTAAAAAAATAAATTTTAATCAAGCTGGTGCTGGTGGTTCAGAATTTATGAGTTATCAATTATCTTTAACTAACGAATTAACAAATTTGGAAAGTTATAGAGAATCAATGTTTGATTTAGCAAATTTATCATCAGATACAATGTTTTCTTTTTCTCAAAGGTACTCTAATTCATTTCAATATTTATTTATTTCAAAATGATTTAAAAATTATGATGAGCGAAAAGGTATTTATATTTCTTATTATAATACATCAGTTGGTAGCTCTCGTTTTGAGAATAATTCATTTCATTGAAGTTTTGGATATTTAAACTTTCATATTGACTTAGATCAGATACTTGATGGTAATTTTGGTAAGGAATTTATTACATTTACATAA
- a CDS encoding ATP-binding cassette domain-containing protein — protein MIQIKNFKLEKKDQFLFEIEKLLIDNNNQVIGLIGNNGSGKTSFAKAILGIENDYKGLLINKFKTLYIEQNYFLNEIFSSGGEYTKDQIIKAFNLEADLLILLKK, from the coding sequence ATGATACAAATAAAAAATTTTAAATTAGAAAAAAAAGATCAATTTTTGTTTGAAATAGAAAAATTATTGATAGATAATAATAATCAAGTAATTGGGCTAATTGGAAATAATGGAAGTGGCAAAACCAGTTTTGCCAAAGCAATTTTAGGAATTGAAAATGATTATAAAGGGTTACTAATAAATAAATTTAAAACACTTTATATTGAACAAAACTATTTTTTGAATGAAATTTTTAGCAGTGGTGGAGAATATACTAAAGATCAAATTATCAAGGCATTTAATCTTGAAGCAGATTTATTAATATTGTTGAAGAAATAA